The sequence below is a genomic window from Oscillospiraceae bacterium.
CATCCAGCAAACACTGTGCATCGTGCATATTATTCGCCGGTATAAGTGCCACTGTCCAAGCCTTGCCCTCAGCACTTTGCGCACAATCGGCAAGCATAGCTAAAATACGCGACAACTCTAAGATGCGCATAGATTTTTGCTGCAAGTCCATCATATTATCTCTCCCTTTTGGCACACTTTACAACGGCATTTAGTTGACAAAACTTCACTCACTTCTGATTTCGTTGTCTGCGCAACTACACGCAAGTTTCCGGGATTCCATTTTTGCCGGACACCTGCTCAGCGCTTATGATAACCTCTTATAAAACACCAAGCTCTCAAACGCGTGCGCCAAGTGCGTTTGCAGATAATCTTCAGCCTCATCGCGCCAATCATCATCACTCACGACAAAGGAAAATGCCCGCTCAGTCGGCGCGGTTTGGCTATGATGAATGGCTTTCACACGGTCAGAAGAAAGCCCTTGCGGAGCTTCTAATTGATAACCTGCGATCGCCGCGATGCGCCACTCAAAGACCGCCTTGATATGTTCCAGCGTATACTGAGTGCCACTTAGTTTGTGCAGGGCAGTTAACATCAATCTCAGCAGCGCATCGTCCTGCCTGTCGCCGTCCGCCACGACATCGGCAACGTCGGCCATATATGTTGCCAGTGCCAGCTTCCGTACATCGCTGCGCAACGGCACAAAAAAACTGTGTGCTTCGGCGTCGTTGATAGTCAAGCGTTCGCGGTAGTCGAACACCGAAAATCGTGCATACACCAACGGCTCAACAAACGCCAACAATGGCGATTTGCGCCGCCGCGCACCCCGCGCACGCAACATCACCTTGCCATGCTGTCTGGACAGTACGAGCAGATACGCACTGTTGTCACCATACGGCGTTGCCCGCAACACAAGGGCGTCCAACTCGCTAAATATCTGGCTCATTCGACTGTGTAACCATAGCTCCGCACATGCGCCTGCGAATCACGCCAATTTTTGCGCACTTTGACCCATGTTTCCAAAAAAACTTTGCAGTTAAAGAACTTTTCCAGTTCAATCCGCGCCTGCTCGCCCACTTTTTTCAAAACAGAACCCTGCTTACCGATAACAATCGACTTGTGGCTCTCCCGCTCGCACACAATCGTCACGCCGATGCTCAGCAACCCGGCGCTCTCTTCCCATTGCTCACACACGCAGGCAATACCGTGCGGAATCTCCTGATTCAACGCCCACAGCAACTTCTCACGCACAATTTCGCAAGCATACTGTTGGTCGGGCTGATCTGTCACCATGCCGTCGGGAAAAAGTTGCGGCCCTTCAGGCATAAGCTTTGCCAACTCTTGCTTCAACGCGTCGACGCCATTTCCCGTCCGCGCAGACAACGGTATCATGGCAGTAAAGTCATACTGCTCAGCGTACAGTTGCAACACAGACAGCAATTCCTGTCGCGGCAACGTGTCAATTTTATTGATGACCAAC
It includes:
- the recO gene encoding DNA repair protein RecO, which translates into the protein MSQIFSELDALVLRATPYGDNSAYLLVLSRQHGKVMLRARGARRRKSPLLAFVEPLVYARFSVFDYRERLTINDAEAHSFFVPLRSDVRKLALATYMADVADVVADGDRQDDALLRLMLTALHKLSGTQYTLEHIKAVFEWRIAAIAGYQLEAPQGLSSDRVKAIHHSQTAPTERAFSFVVSDDDWRDEAEDYLQTHLAHAFESLVFYKRLS
- the era gene encoding GTPase Era, whose protein sequence is MKSGLITIVGRPNAGKSTLTNTLCGAKVAIVSNKPQTTRNRISAVAYYDDVQLVLMDTPGFHKPKNKLDDVMQRTVNESMLDVDALVLVVEPVARIGKPEGILLERIKAMGVPCVLVINKIDTLPRQELLSVLQLYAEQYDFTAMIPLSARTGNGVDALKQELAKLMPEGPQLFPDGMVTDQPDQQYACEIVREKLLWALNQEIPHGIACVCEQWEESAGLLSIGVTIVCERESHKSIVIGKQGSVLKKVGEQARIELEKFFNCKVFLETWVKVRKNWRDSQAHVRSYGYTVE